The DNA region CGCCGAGGCGTCGGGCGCGCAGTTTGTCGAATTCACGCAGGAGCGCAACGCGGCCATTGGGCGGCAGATGATGAAGGAGagcatggccgcggcggggcggTCAAaggacgagcgcgtcgacaCGTTCCTCCGCGAAAGGGAGAACGTATCGTACGACTACGTGCCCAGCAGGTTCGACGAGTCGGACGCGCAGCACGAGGAGGCTCACCGATGACACATGACGCGATGCACGACACACGCTCTACTCTTTTTGTTCCTTGTTTCCAGCATAAGCAAATGCCCCTTGTAGATTCAACTTGCGCATTTCCATCTATATGCATCTACATGTGCAGTCATTCGTTTCATCGTTTCGTAAGACATAACATCATGAGTGTCGTGATCCAAGAATGTTTGCTGCCGTCCCGTCCGTTTGCCCGCCGGTCTACACGCTCTTGACCCCCGTGCTTagcccgtcgtcggtcaTATCCCCCGTGTCTCGCGTGCGGCTGCGGGCCTGGCTGAGGTCcagctcgggcggcggcccagggaTCTTTCTGCCGAGACCTGGCACGTAGCCGgtcgcctcgagctcctcgtcggccgacgtgccgaggcggcggttgATGACGTTGTCGATGCGCAGGCGCGGGGGGCCCGAGTTGAGGCTCGTGCCGTTCTTGGGCGGGCCGGCTGTCTTTTGATCAGCAACACAGAGGAGTGGCATGGGGAGGGACAGTGAGTCTGTGTGAACGTACACACAACCAGGTCAAAGAGCTTTACGATGACGGGCCCCCAGACCGTCATGGCGATAATCTGGCCATAGGACCACTTGCTCGCCTCGAAGCTGTCCGTGTTGAACACCTTGATGAGGGAGATCATGTAGAggatgttgatgatgaggtaggccagctcgaggaggagccagaCCCAGCGCTTGGCTCGTAGCCAGGCGACCTTGtagcggccggcgggcccgcggccgacgcggtaGCGGCCGATGCGGAGGTGGCTTGTCCAGCGGTGGGTGCGCAGGGTCCAGCTCAtctggtcgacgacgaggacgaccatGGCAAAggtgtcgaggacgaggaagaccATCTTGTagaggcgcgggcgcgggaagaagccgaggttgatgccgtcgacgccgtgcatGGCGGCGCAGTAGCTGCGGGGGCTGGGGTTCCCGCCGCAGGCGTCGATGCGGGACTCGCTGCGGAAGAGGGCGAAGGCGTCGCGGAAGTAGACCTTTtgggtggtggcgacgatggcgagcaggtactcgacgacgaagccgagaaAGGTGTGCCAGTTGCGGACGCCCTCGTGGTGCAGGCAGATCTGCACGAGGAACATGGGCAGGACGCCGTTCTGGCTGACGTGGAAggcaacggcggcgttgaccaTGATCTCGCCCCAAAAAGTGCCCTCCTGCGAGTTGACGACAATGGCCAGGATGGACGCGATCTGGATGGCGAAGACGAACCAGCACTGCGCCTCCTGGAACtcgacgagcgtcgtcgcgatggcgatgctggtccgcgacagcgccgacgagtcGCGCCAGATGACCCTCTCGATGCGCGTGAGCCGCCTCTGGAgccgcagcgacgacgacgaagtcgggcccgccgccgctaggCTCTGGCTttggccctgctgctgcttctgcgactgctgctgctgctgctgttcttgccgttgccgttggtcgtcctcgagctgccgccgctgctcctcctccttgagccGGCCGCGCTCCGAAAAGGAGACGTACATGGTGAAGAACCGGGTCGCGAGGTACAGGAGGCTGGAGAAGCAGACCTGCAGGACGTACGAGATGAGGACCTGCTCGGGAGTCGGACCCCTTGTCAGCAAGCACACGACGTCTTTGTCTCCTGTTCACTGCTCAGGGGTAGAGGCAGCAGGGCTTGTGGGTTTCGACGTACACCGGGCCCAAAAATGTCCGGGTTGATCTCGGCGGCAATGTCCGGGCAAAAGGTGTTGATGGCGTCAAAGACGTCGCCCGGAGGCGACTGCTGCGTCAGGGCCTTGATCGAGTCG from Purpureocillium takamizusanense chromosome 3, complete sequence includes:
- a CDS encoding uncharacterized protein (EggNog:ENOG503P889~TransMembrane:7 (n13-24c29/30o262-284i384-401o413-434i446-468o514-532i573-597o609-630i)), with the protein product MIMSVSGSGSGNSIGSIFLAWAALSGTLAAAAAGSSSSAFTSTSSAPPPALTVSFLSPEIGGASRFYPFHDLELLASGEDTTLSKARLIQTGLDGDQNVLLFPTGCQVDVDDPGNDAVDCTRACRNASSLFSSLDTFYNCAALASVAYWSRSGNGSSSSGSSSSAGGGGNGDHHRARFYIPAQAERNASVLMGPGGSLAAFDERPVLSAFVTCAQAACGEDGIRTPCNDSIKALTQQSPPGDVFDAINTFCPDIAAEINPDIFGPGVLISYVLQVCFSSLLYLATRFFTMYVSFSERGRLKEEEQRRQLEDDQRQRQEQQQQQQSQKQQQGQSQSLAAAGPTSSSSLRLQRRLTRIERVIWRDSSALSRTSIAIATTLVEFQEAQCWFVFAIQIASILAIVVNSQEGTFWGEIMVNAAVAFHVSQNGVLPMFLVQICLHHEGVRNWHTFLGFVVEYLLAIVATTQKVYFRDAFALFRSESRIDACGGNPSPRSYCAAMHGVDGINLGFFPRPRLYKMVFLVLDTFAMVVLVVDQMSWTLRTHRWTSHLRIGRYRVGRGPAGRYKVAWLRAKRWVWLLLELAYLIINILYMISLIKVFNTDSFEASKWSYGQIIAMTVWGPVIVKLFDLVVSGPPKNGTSLNSGPPRLRIDNVINRRLGTSADEELEATGYVPGLGRKIPGPPPELDLSQARSRTRDTGDMTDDGLSTGVKSV